A genomic region of Microlunatus sagamiharensis contains the following coding sequences:
- a CDS encoding SIMPL domain-containing protein: MSKKPTVTVRGEGQVEGPPELATVAAVLHTSGRTAADVTRALAETSKRVDAALPDLVYDSVRTDPLSVTPVFDRRSGVRITGYSGRYSTRLTLADFSGLSDLVVALTGLPGAQVDGSWWSLRPGSPLERDARRAAVAAAIARARDYADALGATLGDLLELSDTDGGFGGAMPRVLALAAAGGEPPELDLEPQPQTVSASVTARFALADVPSSSALPT; this comes from the coding sequence ATGAGCAAGAAGCCGACCGTCACCGTCCGGGGCGAGGGTCAGGTCGAGGGGCCGCCGGAGCTGGCGACCGTCGCGGCCGTCCTCCACACCTCGGGGCGTACGGCGGCTGACGTCACCCGTGCGCTCGCGGAGACGTCGAAGCGCGTCGACGCCGCCCTGCCCGACCTGGTCTACGACTCGGTGCGCACGGACCCGCTCTCGGTGACGCCCGTCTTCGACCGGCGCTCCGGCGTGAGGATCACCGGCTACTCCGGCCGCTACTCCACCCGTCTCACCCTCGCCGACTTCAGCGGCCTGTCCGACCTCGTCGTCGCCCTCACCGGTCTGCCGGGTGCGCAGGTCGACGGGTCCTGGTGGTCGCTGCGCCCGGGCTCCCCGCTCGAGCGCGACGCCCGCCGCGCCGCCGTGGCGGCCGCGATCGCCCGCGCCCGCGACTACGCCGACGCCCTGGGCGCCACCCTCGGCGACCTCCTCGAGCTCTCCGACACCGACGGAGGGTTCGGTGGGGCGATGCCCCGCGTGCTCGCCCTGGCCGCCGCCGGCGGCGAGCCCCCCGAGCTCGACCTGGAGCCGCAGCCCCAGACCGTGTCCGCCTCGGTGACCGCCCGCTTCGCGCTCGCGGACGTGCCGTCGTCCAGCGCGCTGCCGACGTAG
- a CDS encoding manganese efflux pump MntP encodes MSFLGLLAIALGVSADAFAVALGKGLHMSRFDLRHAVAIALTFGGFQALMPLVGWVLASQFARYITGVDHWIAFGLLLLIGLKMIWEAVRGGEDTDEDSDALPVRELLVLAVATSIDALAVGISFAFLDVAVGWAVLLIGVCTAVLSFVGVLLGRRVGRRFGGPAEIAGGVILILIGTRVLLQHTGVL; translated from the coding sequence ATGTCGTTCCTCGGCCTGCTGGCCATCGCCCTCGGGGTGTCCGCGGACGCCTTCGCCGTGGCCCTCGGCAAGGGCCTGCACATGTCGCGCTTCGACCTGCGGCACGCCGTCGCGATCGCGCTGACCTTCGGCGGGTTCCAGGCGCTGATGCCCCTGGTCGGCTGGGTGCTGGCGAGCCAGTTCGCCCGCTACATCACCGGCGTCGACCACTGGATCGCCTTCGGCCTGCTGCTGCTCATCGGCCTCAAGATGATCTGGGAGGCCGTCCGCGGGGGCGAGGACACCGACGAGGACAGCGACGCGCTGCCCGTCCGCGAGCTGCTCGTGCTGGCCGTCGCGACGAGCATCGACGCGCTGGCCGTCGGCATCTCGTTCGCGTTCCTGGACGTCGCCGTCGGCTGGGCCGTGCTGCTGATCGGGGTGTGCACCGCGGTGCTCAGCTTCGTCGGGGTGCTGCTGGGGCGTCGCGTCGGGCGCAGGTTCGGCGGGCCGGCCGAGATCGCCGGCGGCGTGATCCTGATCCTCATCGGCACGCGGGTGCTGCTGCAGCACACCGGGGTGCTGTGA
- a CDS encoding DUF3048 domain-containing protein, with amino-acid sequence MGRTDAYGAAQVTRRTLVVGALAATLAACSDDPAPAPAPAGPATTTAPSPTPSPTPTVPVDTRPRWPLTGELLKDRKDARHAAVAVKVPDNRQEHPQRGINDADVVFVQLEGYLDADGYSSTRLVPVFHSTMPETVEPVRSIRPVDVPLLSPMDAIIGNTGAAKWTIKYVEKHDEHLEAMLSYLATRGTGSYGTDQSRVYTYQGQTYYDRATTCHPKVLAKQTKRFRDGPPQLYFPIASSKGEVSTVKGKKGRTLGVPYKGNGYLMGYTYDKKTGRYLRSMPWGPHVLADGQRVWTDNVLVIKAHQHFEHHEPFHDIIDAKGTFLYFHGGRHVTGTWRKAGIAKPFTFTLTNGQPLKMAAGRTFVELPDTKAKLRVG; translated from the coding sequence ATGGGGCGGACGGACGCGTACGGAGCGGCGCAGGTCACCCGCCGCACGCTGGTGGTCGGCGCGCTCGCCGCCACCCTCGCGGCGTGCTCCGACGACCCGGCACCGGCACCCGCCCCGGCCGGCCCCGCGACGACCACCGCGCCGTCGCCGACCCCGTCGCCCACGCCGACCGTCCCGGTCGACACGCGCCCGCGCTGGCCGCTGACCGGCGAGCTGCTCAAGGACCGCAAGGACGCCCGCCACGCGGCCGTCGCGGTGAAGGTGCCCGACAACCGCCAGGAGCACCCGCAGCGCGGGATCAACGACGCCGACGTCGTCTTCGTCCAGCTCGAGGGCTACCTCGACGCCGACGGCTACAGCTCCACCCGGCTCGTCCCCGTGTTCCACTCCACGATGCCCGAGACGGTGGAGCCGGTCCGCTCCATCCGGCCCGTCGACGTGCCGCTGCTCAGCCCCATGGACGCCATCATCGGCAACACCGGCGCGGCGAAGTGGACGATCAAGTACGTCGAGAAGCACGACGAGCACCTCGAGGCGATGCTGTCCTACCTCGCCACCCGGGGCACCGGCTCCTACGGCACCGACCAGTCGCGGGTGTACACCTACCAGGGCCAGACCTACTACGACCGCGCGACGACCTGCCACCCGAAGGTGCTGGCGAAGCAGACCAAGCGGTTCCGCGACGGTCCGCCGCAGCTCTACTTCCCGATCGCCTCGAGCAAGGGCGAGGTGAGCACCGTCAAGGGCAAGAAGGGCCGCACGCTCGGGGTCCCCTACAAGGGCAACGGCTACCTGATGGGCTACACCTACGACAAGAAGACGGGGCGCTACCTGCGCAGCATGCCGTGGGGGCCGCACGTCCTGGCCGACGGGCAGCGCGTCTGGACGGACAACGTGCTCGTGATCAAGGCGCACCAGCACTTCGAGCACCACGAGCCCTTCCACGACATCATCGACGCGAAGGGGACGTTCCTCTACTTCCACGGCGGCCGGCACGTGACGGGGACCTGGCGCAAGGCCGGGATCGCCAAGCCCTTCACCTTCACGCTGACCAACGGCCAGCCGTTGAAGATGGCCGCCGGGCGGACGTTCGTCGAGCTGCCGGACACGAAGGCCAAGCTGCGCGTCGGCTGA
- a CDS encoding cold-shock protein — MPTGKVRFYDADKGFGFLTKDDGGDVYVRSNALPAGVTSLKAGQKVEFGIVEGRRGEQALSLRVLEAPPSLSKAQRKPTEQMTMIVEDLIKTLDGVGNGYRRGRYPDARTSQKLASVLRAVADELEL, encoded by the coding sequence GTGCCGACTGGCAAGGTCCGTTTCTACGACGCCGACAAGGGCTTCGGCTTCCTGACCAAGGACGACGGCGGCGACGTCTACGTGCGCTCCAACGCGCTGCCCGCCGGCGTCACCAGCCTCAAGGCCGGGCAGAAGGTCGAGTTCGGCATCGTCGAGGGCCGCCGCGGGGAGCAGGCGCTCTCGCTGCGCGTCCTCGAGGCGCCGCCGTCGCTGTCCAAGGCCCAGCGCAAGCCCACGGAGCAGATGACCATGATCGTCGAGGACCTGATCAAGACCCTCGACGGCGTGGGCAACGGCTATCGCCGCGGCCGCTACCCCGACGCCCGCACCTCGCAGAAGCTCGCCTCCGTGCTGCGGGCCGTCGCCGACGAGCTGGAGCTCTAG
- a CDS encoding MarR family winged helix-turn-helix transcriptional regulator, with the protein MSTPTIARSVRSDLRSVAGLSDALRPAVMQLARRLRQVRADAVELTPTQLSAMGVLARNDDQPIGALAAAEKVAAPSMTRTVNALEERGLVVRAPDPNDRRQSRVSLTPAGRELLLANRRRRSEWLAQRIAELDPEDKEVLRRAVGIFERITDK; encoded by the coding sequence ATGAGTACCCCGACGATCGCCCGGAGCGTCCGCAGCGACCTGCGGAGCGTGGCCGGGCTGTCGGACGCGCTGCGTCCGGCGGTCATGCAGCTCGCCCGCCGGCTGCGCCAGGTGCGCGCCGACGCCGTCGAGCTGACGCCGACCCAGCTGTCGGCGATGGGCGTGCTCGCCCGCAACGACGACCAGCCGATCGGCGCGCTCGCCGCGGCCGAGAAGGTCGCGGCCCCGTCGATGACGCGGACCGTGAACGCGCTGGAGGAGCGCGGGCTCGTCGTCCGCGCCCCCGACCCGAACGACCGCCGCCAGTCGCGCGTCTCCCTGACGCCCGCGGGGCGCGAGCTGCTGCTGGCCAACCGTCGCCGGCGCAGCGAGTGGCTCGCCCAGCGCATCGCCGAGCTCGACCCCGAGGACAAGGAGGTGCTCCGCCGCGCGGTGGGCATCTTCGAGAGGATCACCGACAAGTGA
- a CDS encoding MFS transporter gives MSAPVKADPETPLPETPLPETPVREAHDPAEAARANRMFAALAEPNYRIYFAGAFVSNIGTWMQRVAQDWLVLELSHGSALAVGVTTGLQFLPMLLLSPYGGLVADRFDKRRILRVTQGWLAVCAAVLGVLAVTGVAQTWHVFVVALAFGLGTAFDNPARQAFVSEVAGKAHIANAIGLNSANFNVGRIIGPAIAGLVIAAFGSGWAILSNAVTYGAMILALTLMNARLLNRAERPPRAKHQIREGMSYVWHRTDLLLILCVAFFVGTFGMNFQMTSALMAQQEFHKGAAEYGILGTFMAVGSLTGALLAAKRRVRPRGRFVVVMALAFAAVEIVAGLMPTYATYAAILPLLGLVALSTLTAANASVQLGAAPHLRGRVMALYMMVLMGGTPIGAPLLGWVGEVLGPRWTLIGGGGLTALGVIATVAFVMHREHLRITPHLQPRPNLEVHAL, from the coding sequence GTGAGCGCCCCCGTGAAGGCGGACCCCGAGACCCCCCTGCCCGAGACCCCCCTGCCCGAGACGCCCGTGCGCGAGGCCCACGACCCGGCCGAGGCTGCGAGAGCCAACCGCATGTTCGCCGCGCTGGCCGAGCCGAACTACCGCATCTACTTCGCCGGCGCCTTCGTCTCCAACATCGGCACGTGGATGCAGCGCGTCGCCCAGGACTGGCTCGTGCTCGAGCTGTCGCACGGCTCGGCGCTCGCGGTCGGCGTGACGACCGGGCTGCAGTTCCTGCCGATGCTGCTCCTGTCGCCGTACGGCGGCCTGGTCGCCGACCGCTTCGACAAGCGCCGCATCCTGCGCGTCACGCAGGGCTGGCTGGCCGTCTGCGCCGCCGTCCTCGGCGTGCTCGCCGTCACCGGTGTCGCGCAGACCTGGCACGTCTTCGTGGTCGCGCTCGCCTTCGGCCTCGGCACCGCCTTCGACAACCCGGCCCGGCAGGCCTTCGTCTCCGAGGTCGCGGGTAAGGCGCACATCGCCAACGCGATCGGGCTCAACTCCGCGAACTTCAACGTCGGCCGCATCATCGGCCCGGCCATCGCCGGCCTGGTCATCGCCGCCTTCGGCTCCGGCTGGGCGATCCTGTCCAACGCCGTCACCTACGGCGCGATGATCCTCGCGCTCACGCTGATGAACGCCCGGCTGCTCAACCGCGCCGAGCGCCCGCCGCGGGCCAAGCACCAGATCCGCGAGGGCATGTCGTACGTCTGGCACCGCACCGACCTGCTGCTGATCCTCTGCGTCGCGTTCTTCGTCGGCACCTTCGGCATGAACTTCCAGATGACGTCCGCGCTGATGGCCCAGCAGGAGTTCCACAAGGGCGCGGCCGAGTACGGGATCCTCGGCACGTTCATGGCGGTGGGTTCGCTGACCGGCGCGCTGCTCGCCGCGAAGCGCCGCGTGCGGCCGCGGGGACGGTTCGTGGTGGTGATGGCGCTCGCCTTCGCCGCGGTCGAGATCGTGGCCGGGCTGATGCCGACGTACGCCACGTACGCCGCGATCCTCCCGCTGCTCGGCCTCGTCGCCCTCTCCACGCTGACCGCCGCGAACGCCTCGGTCCAGCTCGGGGCGGCCCCGCACCTGCGTGGTCGGGTGATGGCGCTCTACATGATGGTGCTGATGGGCGGCACCCCGATCGGCGCGCCGCTGCTCGGGTGGGTCGGCGAGGTCCTCGGCCCGCGCTGGACGCTGATCGGCGGTGGCGGCCTCACCGCCCTCGGCGTGATCGCCACGGTCGCGTTCGTGATGCACCGCGAGCACCTGCGCATCACCCCGCACCTGCAGCCGCGCCCGAACCTCGAGGTCCACGCCCTGTGA
- a CDS encoding DUF3027 domain-containing protein, translated as MPTAQTATRTPRAPKADQACLDAVDLARAAAEETAGVVGVGEHLAAVPEAERVLTHVFACTHPGYAGWHWSVTVVRASRAKVVTVDEVVLLPGDGSLLAPRWIPWAERVGPGDVTAGLLHAAPADDARLEPGYTGGEHAADTDPAEASAARVVVAELGLGRERVLTRTGRDEATQRWLAGPPGPDNNLTRQAPGVCETCGFFTRLQGGLGVLFGACTNAFSASDGQVVSVDHGCGAHSGVVEEDHSEELPSPVWETIDWEQSGSLFD; from the coding sequence GTGCCGACCGCCCAGACCGCGACCCGTACGCCGCGCGCGCCCAAGGCCGACCAGGCCTGCCTCGACGCGGTGGACCTCGCCCGCGCCGCGGCCGAGGAGACCGCCGGCGTCGTGGGCGTCGGCGAGCACCTCGCCGCGGTGCCCGAGGCCGAGCGCGTCCTCACCCACGTCTTCGCCTGCACGCACCCGGGCTACGCGGGCTGGCACTGGTCGGTGACCGTCGTCCGCGCCTCGCGCGCCAAGGTCGTCACGGTCGACGAGGTCGTCCTGCTGCCGGGTGACGGTTCGCTGCTGGCGCCGCGGTGGATCCCCTGGGCCGAGCGCGTCGGCCCCGGCGACGTGACCGCCGGGCTGCTCCACGCCGCCCCGGCCGACGACGCCCGCCTCGAGCCCGGCTACACCGGCGGCGAGCACGCGGCCGACACGGACCCCGCCGAGGCCTCGGCCGCGCGGGTCGTCGTGGCCGAGCTCGGCCTCGGCCGCGAGCGCGTGCTCACCCGCACGGGACGCGACGAGGCGACGCAGCGCTGGCTCGCCGGCCCGCCCGGGCCCGACAACAACCTGACGCGCCAGGCGCCCGGCGTGTGCGAGACGTGCGGCTTCTTCACCCGGCTGCAGGGTGGCCTGGGCGTGCTGTTCGGCGCCTGCACCAACGCGTTCTCCGCCTCCGACGGCCAGGTCGTCAGCGTCGACCACGGCTGCGGCGCGCACTCCGGCGTCGTCGAGGAGGACCACTCCGAGGAGCTGCCCTCCCCGGTCTGGGAGACCATCGACTGGGAGCAGTCCGGCTCGCTGTTCGACTAG
- a CDS encoding MarR family winged helix-turn-helix transcriptional regulator, whose translation MTNEATEAVLRPQSDAAELRQAVATFVEAGADESVQRVTTAVHRLSRRLNQWYDRQLVDLDISTNEYLVISELARSPGHAPLTPSQLAAATNIAPSSMTHRLDRLVERGLITREQDPDNRTRVLIRLSDAGYALFVEVIRQSDTLEQDVLGGLTDDEIETMASLLEKVIAGLEDI comes from the coding sequence ATGACGAACGAGGCGACCGAGGCGGTCCTGAGACCGCAGAGCGACGCCGCCGAGCTGCGCCAGGCGGTGGCGACCTTCGTCGAGGCCGGCGCCGACGAGTCGGTCCAGCGCGTGACGACCGCGGTGCACCGGCTGTCGCGTCGGCTCAACCAGTGGTACGACCGGCAGCTGGTCGACCTCGACATCTCCACCAACGAGTACCTGGTGATCAGCGAGCTCGCGCGGAGCCCCGGCCACGCGCCGCTGACGCCCTCGCAGCTCGCCGCCGCGACGAACATCGCGCCGTCGTCGATGACGCACCGCCTCGACCGCCTCGTCGAGCGCGGACTCATCACCCGCGAGCAGGACCCGGACAACCGCACGCGCGTGCTGATCCGTCTGAGCGACGCGGGCTACGCGCTCTTCGTCGAGGTGATCCGGCAGTCGGACACGCTGGAGCAGGACGTGCTTGGCGGGCTCACCGACGACGAGATCGAGACGATGGCCTCGCTGCTCGAGAAGGTCATCGCCGGCCTCGAGGACATCTAG
- a CDS encoding pyruvate carboxylase: protein MFSKVLVANRGEIAVRAFRAAYELGAQTVAVYPHEDRNAVHRIKADEAYEIGERGHPVRAYLDIDEIIRAAQESGADAIYPGYGFLSENPDLARACEANGITFIGPPADVLELAGNKVRALAAAKAAGVPTLRSTPPSADVDELVAGAQEIGFPVFVKAVAGGGGRGMRRVDDPARLRESVEAAMREAEGAFGDPTAFIEQAVGRPRHIEVQILADGSGHIMHLFERDCSLQRRHQKVIEIAPAPHLDPALREALCADAVKFATSIGYSCAGTVEFLVETEGERAGEHVFIEMNPRIQVEHTVTEEITDVDLVQSQMRIASGESLADLGLSQDTVRINGAALQCRITTEDPANGFRPDTGTITAYRSAGGAGVRLDGGTVDVGVEISAHFDSMLVKLICRGRNYELAVARARRALAEFRIRGVATNIPFLQAVLEDPEFNAGDISTAFIEERPELLTTHTPADRGTKLLRWLAEVTVNKPWGAAPTHLDPGVKRPTGVDLSKPSPQGSRQRLLELGPEGFAADLRSRTRTEVTDTTFRDAHQSLLATRVRTKDLLRIAPYVGRMTPELFSVECWGGATYDVALRFLAEDPWERLAALRYNMPGVALQMLLRGRNTVGYTPYPTKVTTSFVAEAAATGIDIFRIFDALNDIEQMRPAIEAVRETGTTVAEVALCYTADLTNPRETLYTLDYYLGLAEQAVEAGAHILAIKDMAGLLRPPAAKTLVTALRERFDLPVHLHTHDTAGGQLATLMAAVDAGVDAVDVASAPMAGTTSQVPASALVAALENTERATNLDLRAVMDLEPYWEAVRRVYAPFESGLDSPTGRVYDHEIPGGQLSNLRQQAVALGLGEKFEQIEAMYTAANRILGRPTKVTPSSKVVGDLALHLVAVGADPAEFEDNPQAYDIPDSVIGFLGGELGDPPGGWPEPFRTKALAGRAVPLRETELADEDSAALDVPGATRQATLNRLLFPAPTREYTSYRETYGNVSRLDTLDYLYGLQPGEEHTARIGRGVSLILGLQAIGDPDERGMRTVMCTINGQLRPIRVRDKSVKVDVKTAEKADTTRPGHVAAPFAGVVTVTVAEGDEVEAGGTVATIEAMKMEAAITSPVAGRVERLALSAIQQVEGGDLVLVVSPA from the coding sequence ATGTTCAGCAAGGTGCTCGTCGCCAACCGGGGTGAGATCGCAGTCCGCGCGTTCCGGGCCGCGTACGAGCTCGGTGCCCAGACGGTCGCGGTGTACCCGCACGAGGACCGCAACGCCGTCCACCGCATCAAGGCCGACGAGGCGTACGAGATCGGCGAGCGCGGGCACCCGGTGCGGGCCTACCTCGACATCGACGAGATCATCCGCGCCGCGCAGGAGTCCGGTGCGGACGCGATCTACCCCGGCTACGGGTTCCTGTCGGAGAACCCGGACCTCGCGCGGGCCTGCGAGGCGAACGGCATCACCTTCATCGGCCCGCCCGCCGACGTGCTCGAGCTGGCCGGCAACAAGGTCCGCGCCCTCGCCGCGGCCAAGGCCGCCGGCGTCCCGACGCTGCGCTCCACGCCGCCGTCGGCCGACGTCGACGAGCTGGTCGCGGGGGCTCAGGAGATCGGCTTCCCGGTCTTCGTCAAGGCCGTGGCCGGAGGCGGCGGCCGCGGCATGCGGCGCGTCGACGACCCGGCCCGGCTGCGCGAGTCGGTCGAGGCCGCGATGCGCGAGGCGGAGGGGGCCTTCGGCGACCCGACCGCGTTCATCGAGCAGGCCGTGGGCCGGCCCCGCCACATCGAGGTCCAGATCCTCGCCGACGGCTCCGGCCACATCATGCACCTGTTCGAGCGCGACTGCTCGCTGCAGCGGCGCCACCAGAAGGTCATCGAGATCGCGCCGGCGCCGCACCTCGACCCGGCGCTCCGCGAGGCCCTGTGCGCCGACGCCGTGAAGTTCGCGACCTCCATCGGCTACTCCTGCGCCGGCACCGTCGAGTTCCTCGTCGAGACCGAGGGCGAGCGGGCCGGGGAGCACGTGTTCATCGAGATGAACCCGCGCATCCAGGTCGAGCACACGGTGACCGAGGAGATCACCGATGTCGACCTCGTCCAGTCGCAGATGCGCATCGCCAGCGGCGAGTCGCTGGCCGACCTCGGGCTGTCGCAGGACACCGTCCGCATCAACGGCGCGGCCCTGCAGTGCCGTATCACGACCGAGGACCCGGCGAACGGGTTCCGCCCGGACACCGGCACCATCACCGCCTACCGCAGCGCCGGTGGCGCCGGGGTCCGCCTCGACGGCGGCACCGTCGACGTCGGCGTCGAGATCAGCGCCCACTTCGACTCGATGCTGGTCAAGCTCATCTGCCGCGGGCGGAACTACGAGCTGGCCGTGGCCCGGGCGCGGCGTGCGCTGGCCGAGTTCCGGATCCGCGGCGTGGCGACGAACATCCCGTTCCTCCAGGCCGTGCTCGAGGACCCCGAGTTCAACGCGGGCGACATCTCGACCGCGTTCATCGAGGAGCGACCCGAGCTCCTGACGACCCACACGCCGGCCGACCGCGGCACGAAGCTGCTGCGCTGGCTGGCCGAGGTCACGGTCAACAAGCCCTGGGGTGCTGCGCCGACGCACCTCGACCCGGGGGTCAAGCGCCCGACCGGGGTCGACCTGAGCAAGCCCTCGCCGCAGGGCTCGCGCCAGCGGCTCCTGGAGCTGGGGCCGGAGGGCTTCGCCGCCGACCTGCGCTCCCGGACGCGCACCGAGGTCACGGACACGACGTTCCGTGACGCGCACCAGTCGCTGCTCGCCACCCGCGTCCGGACCAAGGACCTGCTGCGCATCGCGCCGTACGTCGGGCGGATGACGCCGGAGCTGTTCAGCGTCGAGTGCTGGGGAGGGGCGACGTACGACGTCGCGCTCCGCTTCCTGGCCGAGGACCCGTGGGAGCGGCTCGCCGCGCTGCGCTACAACATGCCCGGCGTCGCCCTGCAGATGCTGCTGCGCGGGCGGAACACGGTCGGCTACACGCCCTACCCGACCAAGGTCACGACCTCGTTCGTGGCCGAGGCCGCGGCCACCGGCATCGACATCTTCCGCATCTTCGACGCCCTCAACGACATCGAGCAGATGCGCCCGGCGATCGAGGCCGTGCGCGAGACCGGGACGACGGTCGCGGAGGTCGCGCTCTGCTACACCGCCGACCTGACGAACCCGCGCGAGACGCTCTACACCCTCGACTACTACCTCGGCCTCGCCGAGCAGGCCGTCGAGGCCGGCGCGCACATCCTGGCGATCAAGGACATGGCCGGGCTGCTGCGCCCGCCGGCCGCGAAGACCCTGGTCACCGCGCTGCGCGAGCGCTTCGACCTGCCGGTCCACCTGCACACCCACGACACCGCGGGCGGCCAGCTCGCGACGCTGATGGCCGCCGTGGACGCGGGCGTCGACGCCGTCGACGTGGCCAGCGCGCCGATGGCGGGCACGACGTCGCAGGTGCCCGCGTCCGCGCTCGTCGCCGCGCTGGAGAACACCGAGCGTGCGACGAACCTCGACCTGCGTGCCGTCATGGACCTCGAGCCGTACTGGGAGGCCGTGCGCCGCGTCTACGCGCCCTTCGAGTCCGGGCTCGACAGCCCGACCGGGCGCGTCTACGACCACGAGATCCCCGGTGGGCAGCTCTCCAACCTGCGCCAGCAGGCCGTCGCGCTCGGCCTGGGGGAGAAGTTCGAGCAGATCGAGGCCATGTACACCGCGGCCAACCGGATCCTCGGGCGGCCGACCAAGGTCACGCCGAGCTCCAAGGTCGTCGGCGACCTGGCCCTGCACCTCGTGGCCGTCGGGGCCGACCCGGCGGAGTTCGAGGACAACCCGCAGGCGTACGACATCCCCGACTCCGTGATCGGCTTCCTCGGCGGCGAGCTGGGTGACCCGCCCGGCGGCTGGCCCGAGCCGTTCCGGACGAAGGCGCTCGCCGGTCGCGCGGTGCCGCTGCGCGAGACCGAGCTGGCCGACGAGGACTCCGCGGCGCTCGACGTGCCCGGCGCGACGCGGCAGGCCACGCTCAACCGGCTGCTCTTCCCGGCGCCCACGCGCGAGTACACCTCCTACCGGGAGACGTACGGCAACGTCAGCCGGCTCGACACCCTCGACTACCTCTACGGGCTGCAGCCGGGTGAGGAGCACACGGCGCGCATCGGCCGCGGCGTGAGCCTGATCCTCGGGCTGCAGGCGATCGGCGACCCCGACGAGCGCGGCATGCGGACCGTCATGTGCACCATCAACGGCCAGCTGCGCCCGATCCGCGTGCGGGACAAGTCGGTCAAGGTCGACGTCAAGACCGCGGAGAAGGCCGACACCACGCGGCCGGGTCACGTGGCGGCGCCGTTCGCCGGCGTGGTCACCGTGACGGTCGCCGAGGGCGACGAGGTCGAGGCCGGCGGCACGGTGGCCACGATCGAGGCCATGAAGATGGAGGCCGCGATCACCTCGCCGGTGGCCGGACGGGTCGAGCGCCTCGCGCTCAGCGCCATCCAGCAGGTCGAGGGCGGTGACCTCGTGCTGGTGGTCTCGCCGGCGTGA
- a CDS encoding GAF domain-containing protein produces MVRTTDEVRAWPWVAVALVFVVLSPVASMLTRDSTGRTVVGWAVVQALATAAAFLIPQLRQIRSEQRQSKAEEREFDTRVEVKLALNDALEPIVRLLGEVAQEPKRGPRDQLRAQAVPLVLTTAAQLTGEDRVRACWFALEPGPPQRLEPQESLGRAGPVTTVFTAGTPEGDAALALVTSNVPLRLDDLAEADQGLWRLDEAMGYQSLLVVPVTVANVAFGVITLDALEPGAFDDDDMALLWLMAGLLGTALSIR; encoded by the coding sequence GTGGTGAGAACGACGGACGAGGTGAGGGCGTGGCCGTGGGTGGCCGTCGCGCTGGTCTTCGTCGTGCTCTCGCCGGTCGCCTCGATGCTCACCCGCGACTCCACCGGACGCACCGTCGTCGGCTGGGCGGTCGTCCAGGCGCTGGCCACCGCGGCGGCCTTCCTCATCCCGCAGCTGCGCCAGATCCGCTCGGAGCAGCGGCAGTCCAAGGCCGAGGAGCGCGAGTTCGACACCCGCGTGGAGGTCAAGCTCGCCCTCAACGACGCCCTCGAGCCGATCGTCCGGCTCCTCGGCGAGGTGGCGCAGGAGCCCAAGCGGGGCCCGCGCGACCAGCTCCGGGCCCAGGCGGTGCCGCTGGTGCTCACCACGGCCGCGCAGCTGACGGGCGAGGACCGCGTACGTGCGTGCTGGTTCGCGCTCGAGCCGGGCCCGCCGCAGCGCCTCGAGCCGCAGGAGTCGCTCGGACGGGCCGGGCCCGTCACCACGGTCTTCACGGCGGGCACCCCGGAGGGCGACGCGGCCCTCGCGCTGGTGACGTCCAACGTGCCGCTGCGCCTCGACGACCTCGCCGAGGCCGACCAGGGGCTGTGGCGCCTGGACGAGGCGATGGGCTACCAGAGCCTGCTCGTGGTCCCCGTGACCGTGGCCAACGTGGCCTTCGGGGTCATCACCCTCGACGCGCTCGAGCCGGGGGCGTTCGACGACGACGACATGGCCCTGCTCTGGCTGATGGCCGGGCTGCTCGGCACGGCGTTGAGCATCCGGTGA